One Brassica napus cultivar Da-Ae chromosome C2, Da-Ae, whole genome shotgun sequence DNA window includes the following coding sequences:
- the LOC125581288 gene encoding transducin beta-like protein 3 gives MAPQSLKKNYRCSRSLKQFYSGGPFVVSSDGSFIVCACGDAINIVDASDSSVKSTIEGESDSLTALALSPDDKLLFSGGHSRQIRVWDLETLKCIRTWKGHEGPVMGMACHASGGLLATAGADRKVLVWDVDGGFCTHYFKGHKGVVSSVLFHPDANKNILISGSDDATVRVWDLMAKNTEKKCLAILDKHFSAVSSIALSEDGLTLLTAGRDKVVNVWDLHDYSCKTTVATYEVLEAVTIVSSGSPFASFIASLDQKSKKKKTSSQETHFITLGERGVVRIWKSEGSVCLYEQKSSDITVSSDDEESKRGFTAAAMLPSDRGLLCVTADQQFFIYSVVENVEEPELVLRKRLVGYNEEISDMKFLGDEEQFLAVATNLEEVRVYDVATMSCSYVLAGHKEVVLSLDTCVSSSGNVLVVTGSKDKTVRLWNATSQSCIGVGTGHNGDILAVAFAKKSFSFFVSGSGDRTLKVWSLDGISEDSEEPINLKTRSVVAAHDKDINSVAVARNDSLVCTGSEDRTASIWRLPDLVHVVTLKGHKRRIFSVEFSPVDQCVMTASGDKTVKIWAISDGSCLKTFEGHTSSVLRASFITDGTQFVSCGADGLLKLWNVNTSECIATYDQHEDKVWALAVGKKTEMVATGGGDAVINIWHDSTASDKEDEFRKEEKTILRGQELENAVLDAEYTKAIRLAFELRRPHKVYELFAGLCKKRESDDQIVKALQGLEKEEFRLLFEYLREWNTKPNRCHIAQFVLYQTFNILPPTEIVQVKGIGELLEGLIPYSQRHFNRMDRFVRSSFLLDYTLGEMSVIDPKTDTEYPKDKKIEEETREMEQEPEADQKTPSRKRKSQKSKDRSSKKRLVAEAQGNVIAV, from the exons ATGGCTCCTCAGTCGTTGAAGAAGAACTATCGTTGCTCTCGATCTCTAAAGCAGTTCTACAGCGGCGGTCCTTTCGTCGTTTCCTCTGACGGTTCTTTCATCGTCTGCGCATGTGGCGACGCGATTAACATCGTCGACGCGTCGGACTCGTCGGTGAAATCGACAATCGAAGGCGAGTCGGACTCGCTCACTGCTCTGGCTCTTAGCCCTGACGATAAGCTACTCTTCTCCGGTGGACATAGTAGACAGATTCGAGTTTGGGATTTGGAGACGTTGAAATGCATTCGCACTTGGAAG GGACATGAGGGGCCTGTGATGGGCATGGCTTGCCACGCGTCTGGTGGATTGCTAGCTACAGCTGGAGCTGATAGGAAAGTCCTTGTTTGGGATGTTGATGGTGGTTTCTGCACTCATTACTTCAAAGGTCATAAAGGAGTTGTTTCGAGTGTCTTGTTCCATCCTGATGCTAACAAAAACATC CTTATATCGGGAAGTGATGATGCAACCGTTCGTGTCTGGGATCTTATGGCAAAGAACACTGAGAAGAAGTGTCTTGCCATTTTGGATAAGCACTTTTCAGCTGTGAGTTCGATTGCTCTATCAGAGGATGGGTTGACTTTACTCACTGCTGGAAGAGATAAA GTTGTGAATGTGTGGGACCTTCATGATTATAGCTGCAAGACTACAGTTGCAACGTATGAGGTACTAGAAGCGGTGACAATAGTTTCTTCTGGGTCGCCTTTCGCTTCTTTTATAGCGTCTCTTGATCAgaagagtaagaagaagaaaacttcTTCTCAAGAAACGCATTTTATTACTCTTGGGGAACGTGGTGTAGTGCGCATTTGGAAGTCTGAAGG TTCAGTTTGCCTCTACGAGCAGAAGTCGTCGGATATTACTGTCAGCTCGGATGATGAGGAATCTAAAAGAGGGTTCACTGCAGCTGCCATGCTGCCTTCTGATCGTGGACTGCTTTGTGTGACTGCTGATCAGCAGTTTTTTATCTACTCCGTTGTggaaaatgtagaagaaccaGAGTTAGTGCTAAGGAAGAGGCTTGTTGGATATAATGAGGAAATTTCTGATATGAAGTTCCTAGGTGATGAAGAACAGTTTCTCGCAGTAGCTACAAATCTCGAGGAG GTTCGTGTTTATGATGTTGCAACAATGTCATGTTCCTACGTATTAGCTGGCCATAAAGAAGTTGTTCTGTCCCTTGACACATGCGTATCTAGTTCTGGGAATGTTCTAGTCGTGACTGGAAGCAAAGACAAAACT GTAAGGCTATGGAATGCAACAAGCCAATCTTGCATTGGAGTTGGTACAGGTCATAATGGCGATATCTTAGCGGTTGCTTTTGCGAAGAAGTCTTTCAGTTTCTTTGTCAGCGGCAGTGG TGATCGTACACTGAAGGTCTGGAGCCTTGATGGTATCTCAGAGGACTCGGAAGAGCCCATTAATCTGAAAACTAGAAGTGTTGTCGCTGCTCATGATAAAGACATCAATTCCGTGGCTGTTGCTCGTAATGATAGCTTGGTCTGCACTGGCTCTGAG GATCGGACAGCTAGCATATGGAGGCTACCAGACTTGGTGCATGTCGTTACACTTAAAGGACATAAGAGGCGGATATTTTCTGTTGAGTTCTCACCTGTTGATCAGTGCGTAATGACAGCATCCGGTGATAAAACAGTAAAAATTTGGGCTATATCTGATGGTTCATGCCTCAAAACATTCGAAGGTCACACCTCAAGTGTCCTTAGGGCCTCATTCATAACTGATGGCACCCAATTTGTCTCATGTG GTGCCGATGGTTTATTGAAACTTTGGAATGTGAACACTAGCGAATGCATTGCCACATATGACCAGCACGAGGACAAG GTATGGGCTTTAGCTGTTGGAAAGAAAACAGAAATGGTTGCAACTGGTGGAGGCGATGCTGTTATTAATATATGGCATGATTCCACCGCTTCTGATAAAGAAGACGAATTTCGGAAAGAG GAAAAAACAATCTTGAGAGGTCAGGAGCTGGAAAACGCAGTGTTAGATGCTGAATACACTAAAGCCATAAGATTAGCTTTTGAGCTTCGTAGGCCTCACAAAGTTTACGAACTCTTCGCTGGCCTCTGCAA GAAAAGAGAATCAGACGACCAGATTGTGAAAGCTCTTCAAGGACTTGAAAAAGAAGAGTTCCGTTTACTTTTTGAATATCTCAGAGAATGGAACACAAAACCAAACCGATGCCACATTGCTCAGTTTGTTCTTTACCAAACCTTCAACATACTTCCTCCCACAGAAATAGTTCAG GTTAAAGGAATTGGAGAACTCCTGGAAGGTCTAATCCCATATTCTCAGAGACATTTCAATAGGATGGACAGGTTTGTAAGAAGCAGTTTCTTGTTAGACTACACACTCGGTGAGATGTCTGTGATTGATCCAAAGACCGACACAGAGTATCCTAAAGACAAGAAAATTGAAGAAGAGACTCGTGAAATGGAACAGGAGCCAGAAGCAGACCAAAAGACGCCTTCCAGGAAACGAAAGTCTCAGAAATCAAAAGATAGATCGAGCAAGAAGAGACTCGTTGCCGAAGCTCAGGGAAATGTAATCGCAGTTTGA
- the LOC106406916 gene encoding amino acid transporter AVT1H-like, which produces MSGTKVCIACVEENKLRECHHENPVKELGLSHEASENSSFLHSVINMVGMLIGLGQLSMPYAVESGGWISIFLLISLGVLTTYTSHILGNCLRRNPKSKSYSDIGYSAFGRHGRLLASLFIYLEIFMALVSYTISLHDNIAAAFPATFTNLHNGSFPAAKLTAVAVAIALPSLWIRNLSSISFLSTGGILMSAVIFMSVVYTAVFGGVLDDGRIPVLRLGNIPTVSGVYLFGFGGHIVFPNLYTSMKDPSKFTKVSIVSFATVTALYTALAITGAKMFGPNINPQVTLSLPKHLLVTKIALWATVLTPMTKYALEFAPLAIQLERSLPLTMSDRTKLVTRGLVGSTLLLVILALALTVPYFGYVLSLTGSLVSVTISVILPCAFYVKICWDGMSKFTRAANVVFVVSGCVLGLLGSFDSSKLLVNKLVRVHGN; this is translated from the exons ATGTCGGGAACGAAGGTCTGTATTGCGTGTGTTGAGGAAAACAAACTGCGTGAATGTCACCACGAAAACCCGGTTAAAGAGTTGGGTTTGAGTCATGAGGCGTCTGAGAATAGTTCATTTCTTCATTCGGTTATCAACATGGTTGGTATGCTCATTG GACTAGGCCAACTATCAATGCCATACGCCGTGGAAAGTGGTGGTTGGATCTCAATCTTCCTCCTAATATCCCTCGGAGTTCTCACCACTTACACCTCCCACATCCTCGGAAACTGTCTCCGCCGCAACCCCAAGTCCAAATCCTACTCCGACATCGGCTACTCCGCCTTCGGCCGCCACGGCCGCCTCCTTGCCTCACTCTTCATCTACCTCGAAATCTTCATGGCTTTAGTCTCTTACACCATCTCCCTCCACGACAACATCGCTGCAGCTTTTCCCGCCACCTTCACCAACCTCCACAACGGTTCTTTCCCCGCGGCAAAGCTGACGGCGGTGGCCGTGGCTATCGCTTTGCCGAGCCTGTGGATAAGGAATTTGTCTTCGATCTCGTTTCTTTCTACCGGTGGGATTCTTATGTCAGCTGTTATATTTATGTCGGTGGTTTACACGGCCGTGTTTGGAGGCGTTCTTGACGATGGGAGGATTCCGGTGCTCCGGTTAGGGAATATCCCGACGGTTTCGGGAGTTTATTTGTTCGGCTTCGGTGGTCACATCGTATTTCCTAATCTGTATACTTCCATGAAAGATCCCTCCAAATTTACAAAG GTATCGATTGTAAGCTTTGCTACGGTGACGGCTCTGTACACAGCATTAGCAATCACAGGAGCGAAGATGTTCGGACCAAACATAAATCCCCAAGTTACCCTCAGTCTTCCAAAACATTTACTTGTAACCAAGATAGCTCTTTGGGCCACTGTACTAACCCCGATGACCAAATACGCTCTAGAGTTCGCTCCTTTAGCCATCCAGCTTGAACGCAGCCTTCCTTTGACCATGTCCGATCGCACCAAGCTCGTGACTCGTGGTCTTGTGGGATCCACTCTGCTACTAGTAATTCTCGCGTTGGCTTTAACCGTGCCTTATTTCGGTTATGTTTTGAGCCTCACGGGCTCCTTGGTTAGCGTCACCATCTCCGTTATATTACCATGTGCTTTCTACGTGAAGATATGCTGGGACGGGATGTCGAAGTTCACAAGAGCCGCGAATGTTGTGTTTGTTGTTTCTGGTTGCGTTCTTGGACTTTTGGGATCGTTTGATTCGTCCAAGTTGCTTGTGAATAAGCTCGTTCGCGTTCATGGAAATTGA
- the LOC106380418 gene encoding uncharacterized protein LOC106380418 gives MNPVAVHRVSFDCVSRFNLIRRESGGGGFSGARIVNSRPRRLHAVTASLITSADSFEVGRLIGSYGFMNVTSYSGLRSGDEFESTSDDIGRLKSQDIGEGGVKIRLYEGRISQGPFRGTPITFKVYPGQRAGGIEADMMAANELNAHSFLQSNKNLPANLLILVGGFETQFGEQWLAFRDGGKDSAADYARIASEKTSRARSQGAWNPYEKEVTMKRRRNFVVTILQGAMKGLAFMHANDRLHQSLGPSSIVLNTPAEREAMYLIPRLRDLAFSVDIRPSCLEEGATSGALSEQLWRRATASGAFTVFEKRAFGIADDIYEAGLLFAYLAFVPFCEAGVMDSLSLQRLLENTFRLDIEAVREYCLADERLEEAVKFLDFGDRAGWELLQAMLNADHRKRPMAEAVLSHRFLNGIVK, from the exons ATGAATCCGGTCGCTGTTCATCGCGTTTCCTTCGACTGCGTTTCGCGTTTCAATTTGATCCGTCGAGAATCAGGCGGCGGCGGATTCTCCGGTGCTCGGATTGTGAATTCGCGTCCTCGGCGGCTGCATGCGGTTACGGCGAGTTTGATCACAAGCGCCGACTCGTTCGAGGTGGGGAGGCTTATCGGAAGCTACGGATTCATGAATGTAACTAG TTATTCAGGGTTGCGGTCAGGAGATGAATTTGAATCTACATCCGATGATATTGGGAGATTAAAATCTCAGGACATTGGAGAAGGCGGTGTTAAGATCAG ACTATACGAAGGAAGAATATCACAAGGTCCATTTCGAGGAACACCTATCACCTTTAAG GTCTATCCCGGACAGCGTGCTGGTGGAATTGAGGCTGACATGATGGCCGCGAACGAGTTGAATGCACATTCTTTTCTCCAG AGCAATAAAAACCTACCTGCTAACCTGCTTATACTTGTTGGTGGCTTTGAGACACAGTTTGGGGAACAG TGGCTGGCTTTTCGTGACGGTGGTAAAGATAGTGCAGCTGATTACGCGCGAATCGCGAGTGAAAAAACATCAAGAGCTCGCTCACAAGGAGCATGGAATCCTTATGAAAAGGAGGTGACGATGAAACGAAGGAGAAATTTTGTCGTTACGATCCTACAAGGTGCAATGAAAGGTCTAGCCTTTATGCATGCCAATGATAGGTTACACCAAAGCCTCGGGCCCTCCTCGATTGTTCTCAA TACACCAGCGGAGAGAGAAGCCATGTATTTAATCCCGAGGCTGCGAGATCTAGCCTTTTCTGTTGACATAAG GCCATCATGCTTGGAAGAAGGAGCGACCTCTGGTGCACTATCAGAGCAACTTTGGCGAAGGGCAACTGCTTCGGGCGCCTTCACAGTTTTTGAGAAGAGAGCTTTTGGGATTGCAGATGACAT ATATGAAGCCGGTCTTCTCTTTGCATACTTGGCCTTTGTTCCGTTCTGTGAAGCAGGCGTAATGGATTCTCTTTCTCTTCAG AGACTACTGGAAAACACATTCCGGCTGGATATTGAGGCAGTAAGAGA GTACTGTTTAGCTGATGAACGCCTTGAAGAAGCTGTTAAGTTTCTGGATTTTGGTGATAGAGCTGGTTGGGAATTGCTCCAG GCAATGTTGAACGCTGACCACAGGAAACGGCCAATGGCGGAAGCTGTTCTTAGTCACCGATTCTTGAACGGCATTGTTAAATGA